From a region of the Stenotrophomonas sp. BIO128-Bstrain genome:
- a CDS encoding glutathione S-transferase family protein, giving the protein MRTTLYGSPSTAALVVHWLLLELQIEHDLVLLDFDKREHKDAAYLALNPAGLVPTLVLDGQVLTEAAAIALHLADRHPEAALLPAPGTADRAEAYRWMFWCANTVQPAYRAWFYPQEMAGPEHAEATRQRARERLEGAWQHLAEHLSTRGPYVLGDALSVVDFMLVMLMRWSRNMPTPSDTWPALKAYADRLKARPAFAEVYRREGITDWR; this is encoded by the coding sequence ATGCGCACCACGTTGTATGGATCGCCGAGTACCGCCGCCCTGGTCGTCCATTGGCTGTTGCTGGAACTGCAGATCGAGCACGATCTGGTGCTGTTGGATTTCGACAAGCGCGAGCACAAGGATGCCGCGTATCTCGCGTTGAATCCCGCGGGCCTGGTGCCGACGCTGGTGCTGGACGGGCAGGTATTGACCGAAGCGGCAGCGATCGCGCTGCACCTGGCCGACCGCCATCCGGAAGCGGCCCTGCTGCCAGCCCCGGGGACTGCCGATCGCGCCGAGGCCTACCGCTGGATGTTCTGGTGTGCCAACACCGTGCAGCCGGCGTACCGGGCATGGTTCTACCCGCAGGAAATGGCCGGCCCCGAGCATGCGGAGGCGACCCGCCAGCGGGCGCGCGAGCGGCTGGAAGGCGCGTGGCAGCACCTGGCCGAGCATCTGTCCACGCGCGGGCCGTATGTGCTGGGCGACGCGTTGAGCGTCGTCGATTTCATGCTGGTGATGCTGATGCGTTGGTCGCGCAACATGCCCACGCCGAGTGACACCTGGCCGGCGTTGAAGGCCTACGCCGATCGTCTGAAAGCACGGCCGGCGTTCGCCGAGGTCTACCGGCGCGAGGGCATCACCGACTGGCGCTGA
- the arsC gene encoding arsenate reductase (glutaredoxin) (This arsenate reductase requires both glutathione and glutaredoxin to convert arsenate to arsenite, after which the efflux transporter formed by ArsA and ArsB can extrude the arsenite from the cell, providing resistance.) — MAVTIWHNPRCSNSRGALELLREHGIEPVVIEYLKTPPSRATLATLITRMGIAPRALLRSKEPAYGSLGLDDAALSDAALIEAMVAHPELINRPIVETPRGTRLCRPPETVLEILPA; from the coding sequence ATGGCGGTGACGATCTGGCACAACCCGCGCTGCAGCAACTCACGCGGGGCGCTGGAACTGCTGCGTGAGCACGGCATTGAGCCGGTGGTGATCGAGTATCTGAAGACGCCGCCCAGCCGTGCCACGCTGGCCACCCTGATCACGCGCATGGGCATCGCCCCGCGCGCGTTGCTGCGCAGCAAGGAGCCGGCCTATGGTTCGCTCGGGCTGGACGACGCCGCGCTATCCGATGCCGCGCTGATCGAGGCGATGGTCGCCCATCCCGAACTGATCAACCGGCCGATCGTGGAGACCCCGCGCGGGACACGCCTGTGCCGGCCGCCGGAGACGGTGCTGGAGATCCTGCCGGCGTAA
- a CDS encoding phospholipase A, which produces MTLPYSRSALFTALALAGTALPAAAQEAAPKPASPEACALVDTDAARLACYDTLFGRTPDVTLAADAAATAAKQERREERQAARGAEADAPAAQRVKQRLGEVFKNDGHQDALANAGKGSLLDSRWELAQDSKLGAFQLRAYKPVYLLPAFWTSDKNQMPQSPNPVNTVTTSQQLDSAELKFQLSFKTKVVENLFGDNGDIWAGYTQSSRWQAYNADNSRPFRETNYEPEVMLMFRNGYSIGGWRGRMSGISVNHMSNGRADPLSRSWNRVIATVGLDRENWALVLRPWYRIPEDRKDDNNPDISDYMGRGDATLTWNKNGHEVSLMARHSLRGGDRSHGALQLDYGFPISNLLRGHVQIFDGYGESMIDYNHKATYVGLGVSLLEWY; this is translated from the coding sequence ATGACCCTGCCCTATTCCCGCTCCGCCCTGTTCACTGCCCTGGCCTTGGCCGGCACCGCCCTGCCCGCTGCAGCACAGGAGGCGGCACCGAAGCCGGCGTCACCGGAGGCCTGCGCCCTGGTGGACACCGACGCGGCGCGTCTGGCGTGCTACGACACGCTGTTTGGTCGTACGCCGGACGTGACCTTGGCCGCCGATGCGGCGGCCACCGCCGCAAAGCAGGAACGCCGCGAAGAGCGCCAGGCCGCACGCGGGGCCGAGGCCGATGCGCCTGCGGCACAGCGGGTGAAGCAGCGTCTTGGCGAAGTGTTCAAGAACGACGGCCATCAGGACGCCCTGGCCAACGCCGGCAAGGGCTCGCTGCTGGACAGCCGCTGGGAACTGGCCCAGGACTCCAAGCTGGGCGCCTTCCAGCTGCGCGCCTACAAGCCGGTCTACCTGCTGCCCGCCTTCTGGACCAGCGACAAGAACCAGATGCCGCAGTCGCCCAACCCGGTCAATACGGTCACCACCTCGCAGCAGCTGGACAGCGCGGAACTGAAGTTCCAGCTCAGCTTCAAGACCAAGGTCGTGGAGAACCTGTTCGGCGACAACGGCGACATCTGGGCCGGCTACACGCAGAGCTCGCGCTGGCAGGCCTACAACGCCGACAACTCGCGTCCGTTCCGTGAGACCAATTACGAGCCGGAAGTGATGCTGATGTTCCGCAACGGCTACTCGATCGGCGGCTGGCGCGGGCGCATGAGCGGAATCAGTGTCAACCACATGTCCAACGGCCGCGCCGATCCCCTGTCGCGCAGCTGGAACCGGGTGATCGCCACCGTCGGCCTGGACCGCGAGAACTGGGCGCTGGTCCTGCGCCCGTGGTATCGCATCCCGGAAGACCGCAAGGACGACAACAACCCGGACATCTCCGATTACATGGGCCGCGGCGACGCCACCCTGACCTGGAACAAGAACGGTCACGAGGTCTCGCTGATGGCGCGGCACTCGCTGCGTGGCGGTGATCGCTCGCACGGTGCGCTGCAGCTCGATTACGGCTTCCCGATCAGCAACCTGCTGCGCGGTCACGTGCAGATCTTCGATGGCTATGGCGAGAGCATGATCGACTACAACCACAAGGCCACGTATGTGGGCCTGGGTGTGTCGCTGCTGGAGTGGTATTGA